A portion of the Natronococcus sp. AD-5 genome contains these proteins:
- a CDS encoding DUF120 domain-containing protein produces the protein MSVTAESTVGHDELAVLKLLALEGGLEGDVKISCSHLADRLDASNQTASRRLQRLESANFLERDTVSDGQWVAITDAGERALHTEYEDYRRIFETDSEVELDGTITSGMGEGRHYISLSGYKRQFDDRLGYEPFPGTLNVNLREDSVRRRSALASLEPVPIDGWEDDERTYGPAVCHPATVETADGERYEEAHIIAPERTHHDEDQLEVIAPDKLREALGLEDGDHVAISVGDGR, from the coding sequence ATGTCAGTGACAGCGGAGTCCACCGTCGGCCACGACGAACTCGCCGTCCTCAAGCTGCTCGCCCTCGAGGGCGGACTCGAAGGCGACGTCAAGATCTCCTGTTCTCACCTCGCGGATCGGCTCGACGCGTCGAACCAGACCGCCTCGAGACGGCTCCAGCGACTCGAGAGCGCGAATTTCCTCGAACGCGATACGGTCAGCGACGGCCAGTGGGTCGCGATCACCGACGCGGGCGAGCGCGCGCTCCACACCGAGTACGAAGACTACCGTCGCATCTTCGAGACGGACTCGGAGGTCGAACTCGACGGCACCATCACGAGCGGGATGGGAGAGGGTCGCCACTACATCTCGCTATCCGGGTACAAACGCCAGTTCGACGACCGCCTGGGCTACGAGCCGTTCCCCGGCACGCTGAACGTCAACCTCCGCGAGGACAGCGTCCGCCGGCGCAGCGCCCTCGCCTCGCTCGAGCCGGTCCCGATCGACGGCTGGGAGGACGACGAGCGCACCTACGGCCCGGCGGTCTGCCACCCCGCGACCGTCGAGACGGCCGACGGCGAGCGCTACGAGGAAGCGCACATCATCGCCCCCGAGCGCACCCACCACGACGAGGATCAGCTCGAAGTTATCGCCCCCGACAAGCTCCGGGAGGCGCTCGGTCTCGAGGACGGCGACCACGTCGCGATCTCCGTGGGTGATGGCCGATGA
- the ribB gene encoding 3,4-dihydroxy-2-butanone-4-phosphate synthase, protein MTGRHASANADASAGSGASATAFERALESLRAGEPVLVHDAADREGETDLIYHADAVTPEAVARLRNDAGGLVCVALSHGIAESFDLPFYTEEVDHPAAADHELGYDERSSFSLTVNHRDTYTGITDADRSRTIRALGEAAAAPEETEFAAEFRVPGHVHLLKAAPDLLAQREGHTELGLALAGAADLPPAVVVCEMLDDETSEALTPVDARMYADRRNLVYLEGRDVLERLG, encoded by the coding sequence ATGACCGGCCGCCACGCCAGCGCGAACGCCGACGCGAGCGCGGGCAGCGGCGCGTCCGCCACCGCGTTCGAGCGCGCGCTCGAGTCGCTGCGAGCGGGCGAGCCGGTACTCGTCCACGACGCGGCCGACCGCGAGGGCGAGACGGACCTCATCTACCACGCCGACGCGGTGACGCCCGAAGCCGTCGCCCGGCTGCGCAACGACGCCGGCGGGCTGGTCTGCGTCGCGCTGAGCCACGGGATCGCGGAGTCGTTCGACCTCCCGTTCTACACCGAAGAGGTCGATCACCCCGCCGCGGCCGACCACGAACTCGGCTACGACGAGCGCTCCTCGTTCTCGCTGACGGTCAATCACCGGGACACCTACACCGGGATCACGGACGCCGACCGCTCGAGGACGATTCGGGCGCTCGGCGAGGCCGCCGCCGCACCCGAGGAGACGGAGTTCGCCGCCGAGTTCCGCGTCCCCGGTCACGTCCACCTGCTGAAAGCCGCCCCCGACCTGCTCGCCCAGCGCGAGGGCCACACCGAACTCGGCCTCGCGCTCGCCGGCGCCGCCGACCTCCCGCCCGCGGTCGTCGTCTGCGAGATGCTCGACGACGAGACCAGCGAGGCGCTCACGCCGGTCGACGCTCGCATGTACGCCGACCGACGAAACCTCGTCTACCTCGAGGGACGGGACGTCCTCGAACGACTCGGCTGA
- a CDS encoding DUF7471 family protein, which produces MQHTNPFDVGWVDPQLTPVLLAVIVLAAAGTTVLFCIGVVAYSRRQSTRYLLITVALSLLVARSLTGLATVFGLLPMTIHHLVEHGADFTIAVLILYAVYRSGPGAERTSLEADGD; this is translated from the coding sequence ATGCAGCACACGAATCCGTTCGACGTCGGGTGGGTGGATCCCCAGTTGACCCCCGTCCTCCTCGCCGTGATCGTCCTGGCAGCCGCGGGTACGACGGTGCTGTTCTGTATCGGGGTCGTCGCGTATTCCCGGCGGCAATCGACGCGGTACCTGTTAATCACGGTGGCTCTCAGCTTGCTCGTGGCCAGATCGCTCACCGGACTCGCGACCGTCTTCGGGCTGTTGCCGATGACGATCCACCACCTCGTCGAGCACGGTGCCGATTTCACGATCGCCGTTCTCATCCTTTACGCGGTGTATCGAAGCGGTCCGGGCGCCGAGCGGACGTCGCTCGAGGCCGACGGCGACTGA
- a CDS encoding winged helix-turn-helix transcriptional regulator — translation MTDTRRQIRAHVHANAGIHFNELVRESAFAPGQIQYHVRRLIADEELVRGEFYGRTHYYPPEYDEREQAMLALFRRETAREIVVYLIEHEPTGPGEVADALGIARSTLEYHLDRLVDRDIVEKGYDDRNRVTLRLANPEQTGELLSTIEPTVPDRLLDRFTRLVDGLLESAPESR, via the coding sequence ATGACCGATACGAGACGCCAGATCAGAGCGCACGTTCACGCCAACGCCGGCATCCACTTCAACGAACTCGTCAGAGAGTCCGCGTTCGCGCCCGGACAGATTCAGTACCACGTCCGTCGGCTGATCGCCGACGAGGAACTCGTCCGCGGCGAGTTCTACGGCCGGACCCACTACTACCCACCCGAGTACGACGAGCGAGAGCAGGCCATGCTGGCGTTGTTCCGGCGCGAAACCGCCCGCGAGATCGTCGTCTACCTGATCGAGCACGAACCGACCGGGCCCGGCGAGGTCGCCGACGCGCTGGGGATCGCCCGGAGTACGCTCGAGTACCACCTCGACCGACTGGTCGACCGGGATATCGTCGAGAAGGGATACGACGACCGAAACCGCGTCACGCTTCGCCTGGCGAATCCTGAACAGACGGGCGAGTTGCTGTCGACGATCGAACCCACGGTCCCCGACCGGCTGCTCGATCGGTTCACCCGCCTCGTCGACGGCCTGCTCGAGAGCGCTCCCGAGTCGCGGTGA